Sequence from the Acidobacteriota bacterium genome:
CTTCCGCGGCGGTATAGGACGCGTTCTGCTTGACGGCGGCCACCGCCGCCTCCTCGTTGCGGCCCCGCTGGCGCACGATGCCGCGCAGGTAGGCCAGGATATCGTTCTGGATCTTCTCAAAGATCGGCTTGGTCTTCTCGTCCTCCGGGATGGGCATCACACCGCCGAAGGCCATGATGGGGTGGGCCGCCCCGGAGTTGGTCCCCGGCGCCATGGCCGCCACGTCGGCCGCCACCAGGATGAAGAAGCCGGCCGAGGCGGCATGGGCGCCGCTCGGGGTGACGAAGGCCGCCACCGGCGTCCGGCCGTTGAGGATGGCGCGGATGATGGCCTTCATCGAATCGCCGAGCCCGCCGGGCGTGTCCATTTCCAGCACGATGAGTGCGGCCTTCTGCTGGTCCGCCTCCTGCATCGCCGCGACGATGAACTCGGCGCGGACCGGATCCACCGCCCCGTCCAGCACAATGCGGACCACCTCGCCCCGCGCGGCGCCGCCAACGCCCAGCAGGGCCAGGGACATGGCCAGAAGACGCAATGTGTTCATAACGGGTTGTTCCTTGAGCGAATCGGAAGTTGGCCGGATTATAGCCCATGTCGGCCGCCGGCCGCAACTCCGACCACCGGCCGGAGTGAAAACGCCGCGGCGGCGCAGACGGCAAATCCACGGAGGTAACCATTTCCCGGACAACCGCCGCCCCGCCACGGCTATTTATTATGATAGCACAGCGCCTTGGCCCACGTGCCCTGTTCCGCGGCCCGGGTGATCTAGATTGACGCTCACAAATCATTACCTATATAATGTTTTTTCCATACTTTGGCCGGAGGCAACGATGTCCCAATCCCTTGAGAGCCATGCCAAGGACTGCGACGAGATTCTGGCCCACATCGACTCGATTTTTCAGGCGTTCGCCCAGCGCGACCGCGAGGCGCTCGCCCGCACCCATCTGCCCAACTGGAAGGGTTTCATCGCTCGGTCCCGCCAGGTGATCCGCGACCGCGATCAGTATCTCCATGACGTGGAGCGGGTGATCGAACACCAGCACTACTCCACCTGGGAGTTGTCTGATGTGGATTTCGCGTTTTACGGTGACACCGCCATCGTCTGTTACATCGCCCGGGTCTGCGGCGACCTTCCCCAGAACAAAACCTTCGAGTACAAAATGCGGATCATGGACATCTACCAGCGCATGCCCGAGGGCTGGAACCTGGCGGCGTCCAGCGTCAGCGTTCATCCCGACGAGATCGACCGGCACCTCAGCACCCTGGCGCTCATGACGCACCAGTACTGAAGGCCGCCTGACCCGTCCCGCCGGCGTCCGCCGCCCGCGGCCCGGGCGGCCGTCCGCCTGAACACGAGGTGACCATGAGCCACGACACAACCCAGCACAAGATCGCCGCCCTGCAGGAAAAAATCGCCCGGATCCAGGCGGGCGGCGGCCCCGCCCGGATCGACAAACAGCATGCCGCCGGCAAGCTGACCGCCCGCGAACGGCTGGCCGTTCTGTTCGATCCGGATACCTTTGTGGAAACGAAGACGTTCATCGCCCACCGCTGTACCCAGTTCGGCATGGAACAGCAGGAGATCCCGTGCGACGGAGTCGTCACCGGTTCGGGTACCATCAACGGCCGGCTGGTGTTTGCGTTCTCCCAGGACTTCACCTGCTCGGGCGGGTCCGTGGGCGAGATGCACGCGCACAAGATCGTCAGCATCATGACGGACGCCCTCAAGTGCGGGGCCCCCGTCATCGGCATCAACGACAGCGGTGGTGCCCGGATCCAGGAGGGCGTGGACGCGCTGAGCGGCTACGGCCGGATCTTCTACGCTAACACCCTGCTCAGCGGCGTCGTCCCGCAGCTCTCCATCATCGCCGGCGCCTGCGCCGGCGGGGCCGCCTACAGTCCGGCCATGACCGACTTCGTCATCATGGTGCGCGGCACCAGCCAGATGTTCATCGCCGGCCCCAACGTCATCAAGGCGGCCACCGGCGAGTCGATCACCCCGGAGGCCCTCGGCGGGGCCGACGCCCACGCCCGGATCAGCGGCAACATCCACTTCACCGCCGCCGACGACCGGGATGCGTTCGCGATCGCCGCCCGGCTGCTGAGCTTCCTCCCCAACAACAACCTGCAGGATCCGCCCAGCATCCCCATCGACGACCTCGTGGTCGCGGACGATCCCCGGTTCAACGAACTGGTCCCGGACGACCCGCGCGAACCGTACGACATGCGCGCCGTCATCATCGGCCTGGTGGACGGCGGCGACTTCCTGGAAATCCAGGCGGACTACGCACCCAACCTGATCATCGGCCTGGCCCGGCTGGGCGGGATGACCGTGGGCGTGCTGGCCAACCAGCCCATGGTGCTGGCCGGCGTGCTCGACATCAACGCCAGCGACAAGGGCGCCCGCTTCATCCGCTTCTGCAATACCTTCAACATCCCGCTGGTCAACCTGGTGGACGTGCCCGGCTTCCTCCCCGGCGTCGGCCAGGAGCACGGCGGGATCATCCGCCACGGCGCCAAGCTGCTGTTCAGCTATTCGTCGGCCACGGTGCCCAAACTCACCGTGATCGTCCGCAAGGCGTACGGCGGCGCATACCTGGCCATGTGCAGCAAGGACCTGGGCGCCGACCGGGTCTACGCCTGGCCCAGTGCCGAGATCGCCGTCATGTGCGCCGAGGGCGCGGTCGAGGTCGTCTTCCGCAAGGAGATCCAGGAGGCCGCCGACCCGAAGGCGGCGTTCCGGGACATGGTGGACCTGTACCGGCGCGAGTTCGCCAACCCGTACGTGGCCGCCGGCCGCGGCTTCATCGACAACGTGATCGAACCGCGCGACACGCGGCGGCTGCTCATCCTGGCGCTCCACGCGCTCCGCGCCAAGCGGGAGACCCGCCCGCCCAAGAAGCACGGCAACATCCCGCTGTAGAGGCGCCCATGAGCGACATCGTCTTCGGGCTGATGCTGACACTGATCGGGATGGGCATCGTCGTTCTGACGCTGGTCACCCTGCAGATGGTGATCGTGTTGATGGGCGCGGCCGACCGCTGGGCTTCCCGCCGGCCGGTGACGGTCCCCGCCGCCCCGCCGGCCGCTGCCGCCGCCGACGCCATCCCGGCGGACGTGGTGGCCGCCATCGCCGCGGCGGTGACCGTGGCCCTGCGCGAGCCGGTCCGGATCCACCACATCCACATCCACCAGGATGAAACCCAGGCCGCCTGGTCCCGCATCGGACGGCTGGATATCATGCGCTCCCACTCGACGGGCAGCGCCAAGTTCTGACCCGCACCGCACACTGGAGATCGGCCATGAAACAGCTCCGCGTCACCGTCAATGGCAAAAGTTACGACGTCCAGGTGGAAATCCTGCAGGACGATGAGGGGCACTACCCCGGGGCGCCCCACGCCGCGCCGCCTGTGTCCGTGCCCGCGCCTGCCGCCGTGCCGGTCTACAGCCCGCCGTCGGCCGCC
This genomic interval carries:
- a CDS encoding nuclear transport factor 2 family protein is translated as MSQSLESHAKDCDEILAHIDSIFQAFAQRDREALARTHLPNWKGFIARSRQVIRDRDQYLHDVERVIEHQHYSTWELSDVDFAFYGDTAIVCYIARVCGDLPQNKTFEYKMRIMDIYQRMPEGWNLAASSVSVHPDEIDRHLSTLALMTHQY